In Hydrogenispora ethanolica, the genomic window ATGGTATTGAAGGCGGGCATGGCGGCCCCGTCGGCCGAGAACCAGCAGCCCTGGCAGTTCGTGGTGGTGGATCACAGGGAGAAATTGGACCGGATTCCGGAATTCCATCCCTACTCCCGGATGTTGAAAGAAGCGGGCGTCGCGATCATTGTCTGCGGCGACCGGACGCTCGAAAAGATAGCTGGGTTCTGGGTACAGGATTGCGCGGCGGCAGCTGAAAACATGCTGCTGATGGCGGAAGAATTGGGCTTGGGCTCCGTTTGGCTGGCGGTTTACCTATTGCCGGACCGGGTGAAAGCCCTGCGGGAGCTGCTGGGTTTGCCCGATCACATTACGCCGCTGGCTATTTTGCCTATCGGTTATCCGGCCGAGGCCAAGGAGCCGATCGACCGGTTCGACGCGTGGCGGGTCCACCGGAATCATTGGTGAATGCCGCGGATCGCGCCGCTCCTTTCCCTAAATAATGAGGAGGAATCTCGCGATGTCTCATGTTTTGCAACCGTTAACCATCGGCCCGTTGACCCTGGCCAACCGGCTGGTAATGCCGCCGATGGCCACCGCCAGGGCGGCGTCCGACGGCAAAGTAACCCCCGGGCTCCTGGAATACTATGCCGAGAAATCGGCCGGAGGGCATCTCGGGCTGATCATCATCGAGCACAGCTACGTCCGGCCGGACGGCAAGGCCAGGGAGAATCAGCTTTCGGCGGCGGACGACAGCGCCATTGCGGGCTTGCACGAGTTGGCGGCGGGGATTCATGGCAATGGCACCCCCTGCGTGCTGCAGATCAATCACGCGGGGAGCGCCACCACCGCCGCGATCACCGGTGCGCCGCCGGTGGGCCCCTCGGCCGTCGCCAATCCGCGGCAGGGCAGTGTGCCGCGCCCGCTGACCCCGGCGGATATTGAGGAGCTGGTCGCGGCGTTCGGGGCCGCCGCCCGCCGCGCCCGGGTGGCCGGGTTTGACGGGGTGGAGATCCATTCGGCCCACGGCTATCTGCTCAACCAATTCTTCTCACCCCTGACCAATCAGCGGGATGATGAGTATGGCGGGGATCTGCGGCGGCGGATCCGGATCCACCTCCGGGTGATCGCCGCCATCCGGGAGGCGGTGGGCAAAGACTTTCCCATTTTCTTGCGGTTGGGAGCCTCGGATTTTGCCGACGGGGGCACTACCATCGAAAACAGCCGAGATGCCGCCTGCGAGTTCGCTGAGGCCGGAGTGGGTTGCCTGGACATCTCCGGCGGCTTCTCGGGCTACAGCGTGCCGGGCCTCGAAGGCCAAGGCTATTTCGCCCCGCTCAGCGCGGCGGTGAAGCAAGCGGTCAAGATTCCGGTGATTCTCACCGGCGGAATCACCGAGCCGCAAGCGGCCCAGGCCTTGCTGGCCGCAGGCCAGGCCGACCTGATCGGGGTGGGCCGGGCGTTGCTCCAGGATTCCGGCTGGGCGCGGCGGGCGGTGGCAACCCTGCAGGCTTCGGGTTGAGGGTCTTCCTGAAGCGCCTTCCCGTTTTCGGAACCTTGCCAACAGCCTTTTCGTTTGCCGGATGAATCGCGCCAAATTTTTCCGAATAAATGGCAGGATTCATGGTAAATTTATATAAATGTAGTTTTCATCCGAAAAACTTGGGAGGGATCGATATGTCGGTTCAAAACGAGATGACGGCGGACTTTTTACGATCGGCTTACGGCGGGGAAAGCATGGCGCACATGCGCTACATCGCCTGGGGCAGCCAGGCGGAGAAGGAAGGATTCCCGAATACCGGCAAGCTCTTTAAGGCCATCTCCTATGCGGAGCAGGTCCATGCCAACAACCACTTCCGGGAGCTGGGCCAGAGCCAGGGAGGCCACACCGTGACCGCCGGCGCGGTCTTCGGGGTGGGCAGCTTGGTCGAGAATCTGCAAGGCGCCATCGACGGCGAACTCCACGAGGTCGAGCAGATGTATCCGGTGTATCTGAATGCCGCGCAATTCCAGGAGGAGAAGGGAGCGCAGCGTTCGTTCCATTTCGCCCTGGAAGCGGAGAAGATTCACGCCAAGTTGTTCAAAGACGCCCAGGACGCCGCCAAAGCGGGCCAGGACATTCAGTTGAAGTCGGTCCATATCTGTCCGGTCTGCGGCCATACCATCCTGGATGAGGCCCCCGACCGCTGTCCGGTCTGCGGCGCCAAGAAAGAGTTGTACGTGGCTTTTTAAAGCAATAACCCATCCCAGCTGTCAAAGCCCGACGCCCGTAAGCGTCGGGCTTTTGTGCGCGCCTTTGCTTTGGCGGTCCGTGATCGGGCGGCGGCCCGCCGTTTGCGTCTGCCATGGTTCCGGCCGGTGCGGCGGCGATCCGTGATTCTGCAAACATCGGGCTTGACCTGTCTATCGCTGGATAGTTTATCATCGGAGCGGTAGTCATCCATGAAAGGGGTTTTGTCGATGTGGAAAGGTCTTTGGATGGAGCGGAATTTCGGAATGATCTGGAGCGGCCAGTTCGTGTCGCAGCTGGGCGACAAGTTCTACGGGATCGCCTTGGCCTGGTGGGTGTTGGAGCGGACCCATTCGCCGCTGATCATGGGCTTGCTGATGACCGCCGCGATCCTGCCCCAGTTGTTGCTGGGCCCAATCGCCGGCGGTTTCATCGATCGTTGGGACCGCAAACGGATCCT contains:
- a CDS encoding NADH:flavin oxidoreductase — protein: MSHVLQPLTIGPLTLANRLVMPPMATARAASDGKVTPGLLEYYAEKSAGGHLGLIIIEHSYVRPDGKARENQLSAADDSAIAGLHELAAGIHGNGTPCVLQINHAGSATTAAITGAPPVGPSAVANPRQGSVPRPLTPADIEELVAAFGAAARRARVAGFDGVEIHSAHGYLLNQFFSPLTNQRDDEYGGDLRRRIRIHLRVIAAIREAVGKDFPIFLRLGASDFADGGTTIENSRDAACEFAEAGVGCLDISGGFSGYSVPGLEGQGYFAPLSAAVKQAVKIPVILTGGITEPQAAQALLAAGQADLIGVGRALLQDSGWARRAVATLQASG
- a CDS encoding nitroreductase family protein: MSTIFKRRSIRRYTAQPVTPAQLEMVLKAGMAAPSAENQQPWQFVVVDHREKLDRIPEFHPYSRMLKEAGVAIIVCGDRTLEKIAGFWVQDCAAAAENMLLMAEELGLGSVWLAVYLLPDRVKALRELLGLPDHITPLAILPIGYPAEAKEPIDRFDAWRVHRNHW
- a CDS encoding rubrerythrin family protein, encoding MSVQNEMTADFLRSAYGGESMAHMRYIAWGSQAEKEGFPNTGKLFKAISYAEQVHANNHFRELGQSQGGHTVTAGAVFGVGSLVENLQGAIDGELHEVEQMYPVYLNAAQFQEEKGAQRSFHFALEAEKIHAKLFKDAQDAAKAGQDIQLKSVHICPVCGHTILDEAPDRCPVCGAKKELYVAF